From the Leptolyngbya sp. O-77 genome, one window contains:
- a CDS encoding glycosyltransferase family 2 protein — translation MRLRVSIIINNYNYARFLGQAIDSSLNQTYSEIEVIVVDDGSQDGSREIILGYGDRIVPVLKPNGGQASAMNAGFRVSKGEIIVFLDADDYFFPHAVDTIVSQWMPGIAQMQARLESRDAEGNYIDLYPAPEIAFNTGDVTPLLLTKGRYNTTVTSGTSFSRMVLEKILPIPEADFRISADGYLVSVSPFYGQVFAIETPIGVRRKHGENLWAASSQEIDVSRFRKSLQHDRLRYQAIAGTAKGVGRSLDGDPGLKDTLHLTDRLVSLKVDPRGHLYPTDSCMMLAWKGFWAVWKYSTYSRKRKLILSLWFLWVGYLPVALAKPAIAWFLLGKSRPRFVDKLVKQIRTATS, via the coding sequence ATGCGCCTGCGGGTCAGCATTATTATCAACAACTACAATTACGCTCGTTTTCTAGGCCAGGCTATCGATAGCAGCCTTAACCAGACCTATTCTGAAATAGAAGTAATTGTCGTTGATGATGGCTCTCAGGATGGCTCACGAGAGATTATTCTGGGCTATGGCGATCGCATTGTTCCGGTTCTAAAGCCAAATGGCGGACAGGCCTCTGCAATGAATGCAGGATTTCGAGTCAGCAAGGGAGAAATTATCGTCTTCCTGGATGCAGATGATTACTTCTTTCCTCATGCAGTGGATACGATTGTTTCTCAATGGATGCCCGGTATTGCCCAAATGCAGGCTCGATTGGAATCACGAGATGCAGAGGGAAATTACATTGACCTGTATCCTGCACCGGAGATTGCTTTTAACACGGGAGATGTGACACCTCTATTGCTCACAAAAGGGCGGTATAACACCACCGTGACCAGCGGCACTAGCTTTAGTCGGATGGTGCTGGAAAAAATTTTACCCATTCCCGAAGCGGACTTTCGGATTTCTGCGGATGGCTATTTGGTGTCTGTTTCGCCTTTTTATGGTCAGGTATTTGCAATTGAAACTCCAATTGGAGTTCGCCGGAAGCATGGTGAAAATCTTTGGGCTGCGTCTAGTCAGGAAATCGACGTTTCTCGCTTTCGGAAATCATTGCAGCATGACCGTTTGAGATATCAGGCGATCGCTGGAACGGCAAAGGGTGTAGGGCGATCGCTCGATGGTGATCCCGGCTTGAAGGACACCCTGCATTTGACCGATCGACTGGTTTCGCTCAAGGTTGATCCCCGGGGGCATCTATATCCAACAGATTCTTGCATGATGCTTGCCTGGAAGGGATTTTGGGCGGTTTGGAAATATTCCACCTATTCCAGGAAACGCAAGCTTATTTTGAGCCTGTGGTTTCTATGGGTAGGCTATCTGCCTGTGGCGTTGGCAAAGCCTGCGATCGCCTGGTTTCTATTAGGAAAATCTCGCCCTCGATTTGTAGACAAGCTTGTAAAACAGATTAGAACAGCCACCAGCTAG
- a CDS encoding glycosyltransferase family 2 protein yields MRVTICVITYQRPEGLKRLLEGLRKLEFKQLQPEIHVVVVDNDESGQAFRFCNQLSPDYPWNLTACIEPRRGISYARNRAIATAPSDSDFIAFIDDDEVPESDWLEQLLLTQIQHQADVVHGPVLPHFRTDAPTWAIRGRFFENRRYPTGHLLEAAYTNNVLMRAELVKDQKNIFQERFALTGGEDSYFFRSLHQSGKKLVWANEAIVYEWIPNSRTTVRWILQRGYRSCLSYSIWEKEAKPSIHIRLLSSAKALLQMIYGLMTIPLGLIQKRLAIASLLRIFRGAGRLAGLLGLTYQEYKTIHKV; encoded by the coding sequence ATGCGGGTCACTATTTGCGTCATCACGTATCAACGACCTGAAGGCTTAAAGCGTCTTTTAGAAGGGCTGAGAAAACTGGAGTTTAAGCAGCTTCAACCTGAGATTCATGTCGTGGTAGTGGACAACGATGAATCAGGACAGGCGTTTCGCTTTTGCAATCAGTTATCCCCAGATTATCCCTGGAATTTAACAGCTTGCATTGAGCCGCGTCGCGGGATTTCCTATGCTCGAAACCGGGCGATCGCCACTGCTCCTTCAGACAGCGATTTCATTGCCTTCATTGATGATGATGAAGTTCCCGAATCGGACTGGCTAGAGCAACTTTTATTGACCCAAATCCAGCATCAAGCAGATGTGGTGCATGGGCCGGTTCTCCCCCATTTTCGGACTGACGCACCGACCTGGGCAATTCGAGGTCGCTTTTTTGAAAACCGACGCTATCCAACGGGGCATCTTTTGGAGGCGGCTTACACCAACAATGTCCTGATGCGAGCAGAGTTGGTCAAGGATCAGAAAAACATTTTTCAGGAGCGGTTTGCGTTGACGGGCGGCGAAGACTCCTACTTCTTTCGGAGTCTTCATCAGTCAGGAAAAAAGTTGGTTTGGGCTAATGAAGCGATTGTTTATGAGTGGATTCCTAATAGCCGTACTACGGTGCGATGGATTTTGCAACGGGGCTATCGCAGTTGTTTGAGCTATTCCATCTGGGAAAAAGAAGCAAAGCCGTCCATTCACATTCGTCTGTTATCTAGCGCTAAGGCATTGCTCCAAATGATTTATGGACTGATGACCATTCCGTTAGGGCTGATCCAAAAGCGTTTGGCGATCGCATCGCTGCTGAGAATCTTTCGGGGTGCTGGTCGCTTGGCTGGGCTTTTAGGCCTCACGTATCAGGAATATAAGACCATTCACAAGGTGTAG
- a CDS encoding glycosyltransferase family 2 protein — protein sequence MNPRISVVIPHFNDLENLKICLSCLMNQTLPLDQFEIIVADNNSSLGLDAVCSVVAEMTNRKAKVISAPIQGAAEARNAGVLVSQSEILAFIDSDCQPSEDWLENGLRAMKQAKLVGGRVRLLLNNPDDPHPVEAFESVFAF from the coding sequence ATGAATCCTCGAATTTCTGTTGTCATCCCACATTTCAATGACTTGGAAAATCTGAAAATTTGTCTGAGCTGCTTGATGAACCAGACGCTACCACTGGATCAATTTGAAATTATTGTGGCTGATAATAATTCGAGTCTGGGTTTGGATGCTGTATGCAGCGTCGTTGCAGAGATGACCAATCGCAAAGCAAAAGTAATTTCTGCCCCGATTCAAGGCGCGGCAGAAGCAAGAAACGCAGGGGTTTTAGTATCCCAATCCGAAATTTTGGCATTCATAGACTCTGACTGTCAGCCCTCAGAGGACTGGCTTGAAAATGGATTGAGAGCGATGAAGCAAGCCAAGCTTGTAGGGGGTCGCGTCCGGCTTCTTTTGAATAATCCGGATGATCCTCATCCTGTAGAAGCTTTCGAGTCTGTTTTTGCATTTTAA
- a CDS encoding GumC family protein: protein MSTQSFREEVDIDLQRYAQVLKRRWLPAVGMFSTVAVLSTLAALSQQPSYIAAGRVLVKIDRTSSLIGLDTTGATAISRQSAVGSETDPIVTQVETIRSLPIAEAAIADLKLTDDKGQPLSPVGFLEVLTVKPIPGTDMIEVGYQDEDPERAAAVVNKVIQAYRNNNIATNQADAAAARKFITEQLPRTEATVREAEVALQRFKEQNQVILLDEESRETVKAMKRLDDEIARVRTQFVNATTRSRELQQQLRMSPEQAVTATALSQSPAIQEVFSQLQQIQGQLDLERARYRPTHPTIATLERQEALLRQRLQGRVAQLVGQSRVSERDIQMGALAQDLTANLVQSEVERVALGSQIAELARLQAEQRSRAVTIPRLEATQRELERRLAAAQGTYESLLQRLQEVQVAEDQTIDNVRVISAALVPEKPAASSKKLILLGGLLLGAAMGTVTAFLVDLLDRSVKTIPNAQQLLHYPLLGVVPNWKQAGRRQDILPMQQSGSQYADIHHAYRVLQSNLGLLDSEFGLKTLVVTSSVPQEGKSQVAANLAMAIAQAGQTVLLVDADFHHATQHQLWNVNGSVGLAEVLEGRAELIDTIQPVAPNLELLAAGNLASSTPTAPTPQKLLPVIAAMGQRYDVVIFDTPALSGAADASTLGKLTDGMLLVVRPTTDVEDLKATRSLLNLARPHVLGIVANGVAPIRNPNRYFALTQEVAFAKPVKSVPSFEQLFLIEQHSQNGQSAESQESSNLEVAS from the coding sequence ATGAGTACTCAATCTTTTCGAGAAGAAGTCGATATCGATCTGCAACGCTATGCACAGGTTCTGAAGCGGCGATGGCTGCCTGCGGTTGGAATGTTTAGCACGGTTGCGGTGCTGTCAACCCTGGCGGCCCTGTCGCAACAGCCCAGCTATATCGCCGCTGGTAGGGTTCTCGTGAAAATTGACCGCACCTCTTCCTTGATAGGATTGGATACAACAGGTGCAACCGCTATTAGCCGACAGAGCGCTGTTGGTTCAGAGACTGACCCCATTGTGACTCAGGTGGAAACGATTCGGTCATTGCCGATTGCTGAAGCGGCGATCGCCGATCTCAAGCTCACCGATGATAAAGGACAACCCCTTAGCCCGGTGGGGTTTCTTGAGGTGTTAACGGTTAAGCCAATTCCTGGCACCGACATGATTGAGGTTGGCTATCAGGACGAAGACCCTGAGCGAGCAGCAGCCGTTGTCAACAAGGTGATTCAGGCTTACCGCAACAATAACATTGCAACGAATCAAGCCGACGCTGCCGCCGCTCGCAAATTCATCACAGAGCAACTGCCCAGAACCGAAGCCACAGTGCGGGAAGCTGAAGTCGCGCTGCAACGCTTTAAAGAGCAGAACCAGGTAATTTTGCTGGATGAAGAATCCCGCGAGACGGTCAAAGCTATGAAGCGCCTGGATGATGAAATTGCAAGGGTCAGGACGCAGTTTGTGAATGCGACGACCCGCTCTCGCGAATTGCAGCAGCAGTTGAGAATGTCTCCTGAGCAGGCCGTGACCGCGACTGCGTTGAGTCAGTCTCCCGCGATTCAGGAGGTCTTTTCCCAGCTTCAACAAATCCAGGGACAGCTTGACCTGGAACGGGCCCGCTATCGGCCGACTCACCCCACCATTGCCACGCTAGAGCGGCAAGAAGCACTGCTGCGGCAACGACTCCAGGGGCGAGTCGCTCAGCTAGTGGGGCAAAGTCGGGTGTCGGAGCGGGATATCCAGATGGGGGCGCTGGCTCAAGATTTGACAGCGAACTTGGTGCAGTCAGAGGTGGAGCGCGTCGCGCTAGGCAGCCAGATTGCTGAGTTAGCGCGGCTACAGGCAGAGCAGCGCAGCCGAGCGGTAACGATTCCTCGGCTAGAGGCGACCCAGCGCGAACTGGAGCGGCGACTGGCCGCAGCGCAAGGCACGTATGAATCGCTGCTCCAGCGGTTGCAAGAAGTACAGGTGGCAGAGGATCAGACGATTGACAACGTGCGGGTAATTTCGGCTGCTCTGGTGCCTGAAAAGCCTGCTGCGTCTAGCAAAAAGCTGATTCTGCTGGGTGGGCTGCTGCTGGGAGCAGCGATGGGAACCGTGACGGCATTCCTGGTGGATTTGCTCGATCGCTCTGTCAAAACAATCCCCAATGCTCAGCAGTTGCTCCATTACCCACTACTGGGGGTTGTGCCGAACTGGAAACAGGCTGGCAGGCGGCAAGACATTCTACCGATGCAGCAAAGCGGCTCTCAGTATGCGGATATTCACCATGCCTATCGCGTGTTGCAGTCTAACCTGGGACTGCTAGATTCGGAATTTGGACTGAAAACGCTAGTGGTTACCAGTTCCGTGCCGCAGGAAGGCAAGTCTCAGGTGGCCGCGAATCTGGCAATGGCGATCGCCCAGGCCGGGCAAACCGTGTTGCTGGTAGATGCGGATTTTCACCATGCGACCCAGCACCAACTGTGGAACGTCAATGGATCGGTTGGTCTGGCAGAGGTGCTGGAGGGTCGGGCCGAGTTAATCGACACCATCCAGCCAGTGGCTCCAAATCTGGAACTTCTGGCGGCAGGCAATCTAGCATCTTCCACGCCTACTGCGCCCACCCCTCAAAAGCTCCTTCCTGTGATTGCGGCGATGGGTCAGCGATACGACGTAGTGATCTTTGACACGCCAGCCCTCTCTGGTGCAGCGGATGCGTCCACCTTGGGCAAGCTGACGGATGGGATGCTGCTGGTGGTGCGGCCGACGACGGATGTAGAAGATTTGAAAGCGACTCGCAGTTTGCTCAATCTCGCCAGACCTCATGTGCTGGGGATTGTGGCTAATGGCGTTGCCCCGATTCGCAACCCCAACCGCTATTTTGCCCTGACCCAGGAAGTCGCCTTTGCCAAACCCGTCAAGTCTGTGCCCAGTTTTGAGCAACTCTTTCTCATTGAGCAGCACAGCCAAAATGGGCAGTCTGCCGAATCTCAAGAATCGTCCAACCTGGAGGTCGCATCGTGA
- a CDS encoding polysaccharide biosynthesis/export family protein gives MTHSAASLAASISKAVVSKAVVRGSAIALSLSLGGLAAPTAVLAQNSLAASPASPFLALPSDYILGPGDELAITVLGFDEYTGTRVIAPNGTITLPVIGVVPVAGQTIDSLTRNLTTRLNYYLVNPSVAVSLTTLRPVFVTVTGEVQRPGPIQLDNPRNGTNGNNPQQSLPTLSAALVAAGGITTHADLRQVLVRRSLPSGSTTTLTINLWDGIWAESNANNPLLQDGDVVLVPQLAADATLDRRQIARSSLAPATVRVRVVGEVTRPGEVQVPPNSSLSSAVAIAGGPTEDARLSQVNFIRMNDQGQIERREIDLRNLTDSYQVQEGDVIVVPKQTAASVADFAGRIFNPLGLILRILGL, from the coding sequence GTGACACATTCAGCGGCATCTTTAGCAGCATCTATCTCCAAAGCCGTTGTTTCTAAAGCGGTGGTTCGCGGTTCGGCGATCGCCCTGAGCCTGTCCCTTGGCGGGTTAGCGGCCCCGACCGCTGTTCTCGCTCAAAACTCCCTTGCAGCCAGCCCCGCGTCCCCCTTCCTGGCGCTGCCTTCCGACTATATTCTTGGCCCTGGCGATGAACTGGCGATTACAGTTTTGGGCTTTGATGAATATACCGGAACGCGGGTGATCGCCCCCAACGGCACGATTACGCTGCCTGTGATCGGGGTGGTGCCAGTGGCAGGGCAAACCATCGACTCGCTCACTCGCAACCTCACCACTCGGCTGAACTATTATCTGGTCAACCCGTCTGTGGCGGTGAGTCTGACGACCCTGCGCCCTGTGTTCGTGACGGTGACGGGTGAGGTACAGCGACCCGGTCCGATTCAGCTTGACAATCCGCGCAATGGCACGAATGGCAACAATCCTCAGCAAAGCCTGCCCACGCTGAGTGCGGCGCTAGTCGCTGCGGGGGGCATTACGACCCATGCAGATTTGCGGCAAGTGCTGGTGCGGCGATCGCTCCCCAGCGGCAGCACCACAACGCTCACTATTAACCTGTGGGATGGTATTTGGGCCGAGTCCAACGCCAACAATCCGCTGCTGCAAGATGGCGATGTGGTGCTGGTGCCCCAACTTGCCGCCGATGCAACGCTCGATCGACGACAGATTGCCCGATCTAGCCTGGCTCCTGCGACCGTGCGAGTGCGCGTAGTGGGCGAGGTGACGCGCCCCGGTGAAGTACAGGTACCGCCGAATAGTTCTCTGTCAAGTGCGGTGGCGATCGCTGGCGGCCCCACCGAAGATGCCCGCCTCAGCCAGGTGAACTTCATCCGCATGAATGATCAGGGACAAATTGAACGCCGGGAGATCGACCTCCGCAACCTGACTGACAGCTATCAGGTGCAGGAAGGGGATGTGATTGTAGTGCCCAAGCAAACTGCCGCATCAGTTGCTGATTTTGCCGGACGCATTTTCAATCCGCTTGGGCTAATTTTGCGAATTCTAGGGTTATAA
- a CDS encoding O-antigen ligase family protein: protein MKKPLDFLEKAFTAIALLLHSGGPLNVILSGGFSQGDKQIAEPDFGLTRNLFLLTYLIVGLLLAIRWRKVVYILQRDRFIWIILALVLCSYFWSEIPKTTLSRSISFTGSTLLGIYFATRYTLKQQLNMLGWTFALIIGLSLVYAVLLPKYGIMGGVHAGAWRGIYTHKNNFGKIMTLSSAVFMLLLMDKPKAKFWIASGLGLSFMLLLLSTSRGALVNVLAMWAVIAACRLFRLQYHLLVISLGTIAIVGGTISAWVVSNLETIVVDILGKDMTFTGRTTLWLSIIDVIKERPWLGYGYQAFWNGLEGPSAPVIRAEGWLTPDAHNGFLDLILQLGLVGLFVFLVGYIFNFFYYLKCLRNTSGIEFIWPLPFLMFMILSNLPETSLMRANDFFWVLYVAIALSRLMPSEPVQPQTDETDSFESVIPLQLRPTSAQ, encoded by the coding sequence ATGAAAAAACCTCTCGATTTTTTAGAGAAAGCGTTCACTGCGATCGCACTTTTGCTCCATTCTGGTGGACCGCTGAACGTTATTTTGTCGGGAGGTTTTAGCCAAGGAGATAAGCAAATCGCTGAGCCTGATTTCGGACTGACGAGAAATCTTTTCTTGCTCACCTATCTCATTGTTGGGCTACTTCTCGCCATCCGCTGGAGAAAAGTTGTCTACATTCTTCAGCGAGATCGATTTATCTGGATTATCCTCGCGCTTGTTCTATGTTCATACTTTTGGTCTGAGATTCCCAAAACAACGCTATCACGCTCAATTTCGTTTACAGGTTCCACGTTATTAGGGATTTATTTCGCGACGCGCTATACGCTCAAGCAACAGCTCAATATGCTGGGCTGGACTTTTGCCCTGATCATCGGACTGAGCTTGGTCTATGCAGTGCTTTTACCTAAATATGGGATCATGGGTGGGGTTCATGCCGGAGCCTGGAGAGGGATCTACACCCATAAGAATAATTTCGGCAAGATCATGACTCTGAGCAGCGCAGTGTTTATGCTGCTGCTAATGGATAAACCGAAAGCAAAGTTTTGGATTGCCAGCGGATTAGGGCTTTCGTTTATGCTGCTGCTGCTCTCTACCTCACGGGGGGCATTAGTGAATGTTTTGGCAATGTGGGCTGTCATTGCTGCTTGTCGATTGTTTAGGCTGCAATATCACCTGCTCGTCATTTCGTTGGGCACAATTGCGATTGTTGGCGGCACAATTTCTGCCTGGGTGGTTAGCAACTTGGAAACCATTGTGGTGGATATCCTGGGTAAGGATATGACCTTCACTGGAAGAACGACCCTCTGGTTATCAATCATTGATGTCATTAAAGAACGTCCCTGGCTGGGATATGGGTATCAGGCTTTTTGGAATGGTCTTGAGGGGCCATCAGCCCCCGTCATTAGAGCCGAAGGCTGGCTGACTCCGGATGCCCACAACGGGTTTTTAGACCTGATTTTACAGTTGGGGCTTGTCGGACTTTTTGTGTTTTTAGTCGGCTATATATTTAATTTCTTTTACTACCTAAAGTGCTTGAGAAATACATCAGGAATTGAGTTTATCTGGCCGCTTCCGTTTTTGATGTTCATGATTCTCTCGAATCTACCTGAAACCTCGCTTATGCGGGCTAATGATTTTTTCTGGGTGCTTTATGTGGCGATCGCCCTATCGAGGTTGATGCCTAGCGAACCCGTCCAGCCTCAAACGGATGAGACTGACTCGTTTGAGTCGGTCATTCCTTTGCAACTCAGACCTACATCGGCGCAGTGA
- a CDS encoding oligosaccharide flippase family protein, with the protein MGTLNSVRSRLSKSLQSPVIRGTLWKIAARISSLFLQSAYFLIIARSLGTEQYGLFVGVMALVKITVPFSTWGSTHILVKHVSRDRSLLQAYLGNALWITLALGSTLIVSLLILNQFVLPVHFPWLLLLYIGLAELIFARFHDAALKAFLSTDLFGLDAQLNILLSINGLVAASCLLFLDQSATAMIWGLLYLTSRLVTALIGIWLVSRHLGRPKPQLGLMKSEIKDGFYFSVDLSSQTIYNDIDKTMLASMSTLNATGIYGAAYRIIEVGLIPVGALLGACYAQFFRSGAQGIAGSLSFARKIVPTAATYGAIASLGLWICAPLVPLVLGESYIDAVSALRWLSPLIFLKSVQLFAADTLTGAGLQGWRSSLQAGIAVLNSLLNLWLIPMYSWQGAAFSTLISDSFLAIVLWVLIYMFHRKQVRSGSS; encoded by the coding sequence ATGGGAACTCTCAATTCTGTGCGATCGCGCCTATCCAAGTCTCTCCAAAGCCCGGTTATTCGGGGAACCCTCTGGAAAATTGCAGCCCGCATCTCAAGCCTGTTTCTACAGTCTGCCTATTTCCTGATTATTGCCCGATCGCTTGGTACTGAACAGTACGGGCTGTTTGTAGGCGTAATGGCGTTGGTGAAAATCACCGTCCCATTTTCCACTTGGGGATCGACGCATATTCTTGTGAAGCACGTCTCGCGGGATAGGAGCCTGCTTCAAGCCTATTTGGGCAATGCTTTATGGATTACTCTTGCCCTCGGCAGCACGCTTATTGTTTCATTGCTGATTCTGAATCAGTTCGTGCTGCCTGTTCACTTTCCCTGGCTATTGTTGTTATATATCGGTTTGGCAGAACTGATTTTTGCGCGATTCCATGACGCTGCATTGAAAGCATTTCTCTCCACCGATTTGTTTGGGCTAGATGCACAACTGAATATCTTGCTGAGCATCAACGGATTGGTTGCAGCTTCCTGCCTGCTCTTCCTAGATCAGTCTGCCACTGCAATGATCTGGGGGCTTCTTTATCTGACCAGTCGATTGGTGACAGCGTTAATTGGCATTTGGCTAGTCTCGCGCCATTTGGGTCGCCCCAAGCCGCAATTGGGACTGATGAAGTCAGAAATTAAGGATGGGTTTTATTTCTCCGTTGATTTATCGTCTCAGACGATCTATAACGACATCGACAAGACAATGCTGGCTTCGATGTCTACCTTGAACGCGACTGGGATTTATGGCGCAGCCTATCGCATTATTGAGGTTGGGCTGATTCCGGTCGGTGCATTGCTGGGAGCCTGCTATGCTCAGTTCTTCCGCAGCGGCGCTCAAGGAATTGCGGGCAGCCTGAGCTTTGCGCGAAAGATTGTGCCGACGGCTGCAACCTATGGGGCGATCGCCAGCCTTGGGCTGTGGATCTGTGCGCCGCTGGTGCCTCTGGTTTTGGGAGAGAGTTATATCGATGCAGTTTCGGCGCTGAGGTGGCTTTCTCCTCTGATTTTTCTGAAGTCTGTTCAGCTTTTTGCAGCAGATACTTTAACGGGCGCAGGATTACAGGGTTGGAGAAGCAGTCTTCAGGCCGGAATTGCGGTCTTGAACTCTTTGCTGAATCTATGGCTCATTCCGATGTATTCGTGGCAAGGAGCCGCCTTCTCTACCCTGATTTCTGACTCATTCTTGGCGATTGTTCTATGGGTTCTTATCTATATGTTTCATCGAAAACAAGTCAGATCAGGCTCTAGTTAA
- a CDS encoding glycosyltransferase, whose product MKISVILPCFNGAKTIAVQLEALTRQQWNEGWEVIVSNNGSTDESMQIVEQYRHRLPELKIVDAHDFSSPRLGAWHSYNTGLRAATGDAFVLCEADDEVGDRWLMSMGRALQEHEFVVARLDYRQLNPASMLGPVGARLQETAMPRQGCYPYYYFAWGCSFGFRRSLYEKLGEFSSHFNYGFDVEYCYRAQRAGIVPQFVPDAVMHYRLRHSLRDIFNQQQKWAEESNIIRRCYGSPRGKLPIIRKQIEVAILFIRGCPLWLLKQLGFPVQFNLLVDWVNDLGWALGEIKGLRKPVPMLIESGDRL is encoded by the coding sequence ATGAAGATTAGTGTAATTCTTCCCTGCTTTAACGGAGCAAAAACGATTGCGGTTCAGCTAGAAGCGCTGACCCGACAACAGTGGAACGAGGGCTGGGAAGTTATTGTTTCTAACAATGGCTCAACAGATGAGTCGATGCAAATTGTTGAGCAATATCGCCACCGATTGCCGGAGTTAAAGATTGTTGATGCCCACGATTTTTCGTCTCCTCGCCTGGGCGCGTGGCACTCTTATAACACCGGCCTGCGTGCTGCGACTGGAGATGCATTTGTGCTTTGTGAGGCAGATGATGAAGTGGGCGATCGCTGGCTGATGTCGATGGGACGCGCACTTCAAGAGCATGAATTCGTTGTGGCTCGGCTGGATTATCGCCAGCTAAACCCTGCTTCGATGCTAGGGCCAGTGGGCGCTCGGCTCCAGGAAACAGCAATGCCCCGCCAGGGTTGCTACCCCTACTACTATTTTGCTTGGGGCTGTTCATTTGGATTTCGTCGCAGTTTATATGAGAAACTAGGCGAGTTTTCCTCTCACTTTAACTATGGCTTTGATGTGGAGTATTGCTATCGAGCGCAGCGGGCGGGCATTGTTCCACAATTTGTCCCAGACGCAGTGATGCACTATCGACTCCGCCACTCGCTGCGAGACATTTTTAACCAGCAGCAAAAATGGGCAGAGGAGTCTAATATTATTCGCCGCTGCTATGGTTCACCGCGAGGCAAGTTGCCGATTATTCGGAAGCAAATAGAAGTTGCTATTTTATTCATCCGAGGCTGTCCGCTCTGGCTGCTTAAACAACTAGGTTTTCCAGTTCAATTCAATCTATTGGTTGATTGGGTAAATGATTTAGGATGGGCGCTGGGTGAGATTAAAGGATTGCGAAAGCCAGTTCCAATGCTGATTGAAAGTGGCGATCGCCTCTAA